Proteins encoded in a region of the Actinomycetota bacterium genome:
- a CDS encoding HAMP domain-containing sensor histidine kinase has product MSFRNRLILSAALAVAIAVALSSVIVYFAVRRQLLDQVDTTLFQRAEYLQSIQGSHYVRPPLGAAAGYAQVVTARGGVVRDTDESITIPATQEARQVAAGQRETFFSDMSVGGTRVRVITAPLTEGLAVMVVRPLDEVDLILKRLGLLLSLIAASGVALAAGLGRMVAQAALVPVQRLTEGAERVAAEGSPSHRIDVGGNDEIGRLANSFNSMLEALDESQKSQRQLVADASHELRTPLTSLRTNIEVLARADELPEEEHQELLSDLKVQIQEFTVLVGDLVDLARGDEPEAGEEEIRLDHLVERAVQRIRTHWTQVQFTTDLKPGLVRGAPSRLDRAVANLLDNAGKWSPPGSVVEVRVQGGEVTVRDHGPGIDEADLPHIFDRFYRASEARAMPGSGLGLSIVRRVVQAHGGTVSAENAEGGGSVFRLSLPALPFSPPPEPKTVPEAGPGKPALAGE; this is encoded by the coding sequence ATGAGCTTTAGAAACCGCCTGATCCTCTCTGCCGCCCTGGCGGTGGCAATCGCCGTGGCCCTCTCCTCGGTAATCGTCTACTTCGCGGTCCGCCGCCAGCTGCTGGACCAGGTGGACACCACCCTTTTCCAGCGGGCCGAGTACCTGCAGAGCATCCAGGGCTCCCACTACGTCCGGCCGCCGCTCGGCGCGGCCGCCGGCTACGCTCAGGTGGTAACCGCACGAGGCGGCGTCGTTCGAGACACCGACGAGTCGATCACGATCCCCGCCACGCAGGAAGCCCGGCAGGTCGCCGCCGGGCAGCGGGAGACTTTCTTCAGCGATATGAGCGTCGGCGGGACCCGGGTCCGTGTGATCACCGCACCGCTTACCGAGGGTCTGGCCGTTATGGTCGTCCGGCCGCTCGACGAGGTCGACCTGATCCTCAAACGCCTCGGGCTGCTCCTCAGCCTCATCGCGGCAAGCGGCGTCGCCCTGGCCGCAGGACTGGGGCGGATGGTCGCCCAGGCAGCCCTCGTCCCGGTCCAGCGCCTGACCGAAGGGGCAGAGCGGGTCGCCGCAGAGGGAAGCCCGTCGCACCGTATCGACGTGGGGGGGAACGACGAGATCGGGCGCCTGGCCAACAGCTTCAACTCGATGCTGGAGGCCCTGGACGAGTCGCAGAAGTCCCAGCGGCAGCTGGTAGCCGACGCATCCCACGAGCTGCGGACCCCGTTGACCAGCCTGAGAACCAACATCGAGGTGCTCGCCCGGGCGGACGAGCTGCCCGAGGAGGAGCACCAGGAGCTGCTCAGCGACCTCAAGGTCCAGATCCAGGAGTTCACCGTGCTGGTGGGAGACCTGGTCGACCTTGCCCGGGGCGACGAGCCGGAGGCCGGTGAGGAGGAGATCAGGCTTGACCACCTGGTGGAAAGGGCGGTCCAGCGAATCCGCACCCACTGGACCCAGGTGCAGTTCACCACCGACCTCAAACCCGGCCTGGTCCGGGGAGCTCCCTCCCGGCTGGACCGCGCGGTCGCCAACCTGCTGGACAACGCCGGGAAGTGGAGCCCGCCCGGCAGCGTGGTCGAGGTCCGGGTCCAGGGCGGCGAGGTCACAGTTCGGGACCACGGCCCCGGGATCGACGAAGCCGACCTCCCGCACATCTTCGACCGCTTCTACCGGGCCTCCGAGGCTCGGGCGATGCCCGGCTCGGGGCTCGGGCTTTCGATTGTCCGGCGGGTGGTCCAGGCGCACGGGGGCACGGTGTCGGCCGAAAACGCCGAGGGCGGCGGCTCGGTGTTCCGGTTGAGCCTTCCGGCGCTGCCTTTTTCGCCTCCGCCCGAGCCCAAAACAGTCCCGGAAGCCGGCCCCGGGAAGCCTGCGCTGGCCGGCGAATAA
- a CDS encoding SHOCT domain-containing protein, whose product MRGYPQHHFGGPRFFGGGFGMLCALIIIGLLVYLVVQSRRDRDDRRTVVTTSSPAVPGVPPATPGLLTPAEVIRMRYARGEITREEFETMRQDLG is encoded by the coding sequence ATGCGTGGATATCCCCAGCACCATTTCGGCGGACCCAGATTTTTCGGCGGCGGCTTCGGGATGTTGTGCGCGCTGATCATCATCGGCCTTCTCGTCTACCTCGTGGTTCAGTCGAGGCGTGATCGGGACGACCGCCGGACGGTGGTCACCACCAGCAGCCCCGCCGTCCCGGGTGTCCCGCCCGCGACTCCGGGTCTCCTGACGCCCGCCGAGGTGATCCGCATGCGCTACGCCCGCGGTGAGATCACCCGCGAGGAGTTCGAGACCATGCGCCAGGATCTTGGGTGA
- a CDS encoding YceI family protein, translated as MRLSKGKALAGSLVLVSVAGIGAAYLVFFTPDARAPVSLTDPDDQTHASARFPNVDAAGRWVIREGSEAGYRVKEKLARMPAASDAVGRTTGLTGGFTVSGRDGGYSISSIAVDVDMSRLTSDSPRRDETLRRRGLETERFPTASFRSPGPMDLPNNLGSGDPIEFLLDGALTIHGVTRQVSIPVRAQLASETLEVVGSLRMHMADFGIEAPNVANIVSVEPTGTMEFKLLLEKAA; from the coding sequence GTGAGGTTGTCCAAAGGCAAGGCTCTGGCGGGCAGCCTGGTTCTGGTCTCGGTAGCGGGAATCGGCGCGGCCTACCTGGTCTTTTTCACCCCGGACGCCCGGGCGCCGGTTTCCCTCACCGACCCGGACGACCAGACCCACGCGTCGGCTCGCTTCCCGAATGTCGACGCGGCGGGGCGCTGGGTGATCCGTGAGGGGTCCGAGGCGGGGTACCGGGTGAAGGAGAAGCTGGCCCGCATGCCTGCGGCAAGCGACGCGGTCGGCAGGACCACCGGGCTCACCGGCGGCTTCACGGTTTCCGGAAGAGACGGCGGCTACTCGATCTCGAGCATCGCAGTTGACGTCGACATGAGCCGCCTGACCAGCGACAGCCCCCGGCGGGACGAGACCCTGCGCCGCAGGGGACTGGAGACCGAGCGCTTCCCGACGGCCAGCTTTCGAAGCCCGGGACCGATGGATCTGCCGAACAACCTCGGCTCCGGCGACCCGATCGAGTTCCTGCTGGACGGTGCGCTCACAATTCACGGCGTGACCCGCCAGGTGTCGATACCGGTTCGGGCCCAGCTCGCCTCCGAAACGCTGGAGGTGGTCGGCTCCTTGAGGATGCACATGGCCGACTTCGGCATCGAGGCCCCCAACGTGGCCAACATCGTCTCGGTGGAGCCGACCGGCACCATGGAGTTCAAGCTGCTGCTGGAAAAGGCGGCCTGA
- a CDS encoding cupredoxin domain-containing protein yields MARYTRLLSIFAVLVLFASACGGNGDDDGDAGTEGTGSGSATGTEAADGTPTPIVEETMALSGGETANFHDEADVTGEDSIELELDDNYFEPTVMTGQAGQEITLELFNEGGNIHNFSVTEQNVSEDLEEGGKQEVEVKFPESGALKFFCKYHQELGMRGELKVS; encoded by the coding sequence ATGGCTCGCTACACCCGACTTCTCAGCATCTTTGCGGTACTGGTTCTGTTTGCTTCAGCTTGCGGCGGCAACGGGGACGACGACGGCGACGCCGGCACCGAGGGGACCGGATCCGGGTCCGCCACCGGCACCGAAGCGGCGGATGGCACGCCCACCCCGATCGTCGAGGAGACCATGGCACTTTCCGGCGGCGAGACCGCCAACTTCCACGACGAGGCGGACGTAACCGGCGAGGACAGCATCGAGCTGGAGCTGGACGACAACTACTTCGAGCCGACCGTCATGACCGGCCAGGCCGGGCAGGAGATCACGCTGGAGCTGTTCAACGAGGGCGGCAACATCCACAACTTCTCCGTCACCGAACAAAACGTGTCGGAGGACCTCGAAGAGGGCGGCAAACAAGAGGTCGAGGTCAAGTTCCCCGAGTCCGGTGCTCTCAAGTTCTTCTGCAAGTACCACCAGGAGCTAGGCATGCGCGGCGAGCTGAAGGTCTCCTGA
- a CDS encoding VOC family protein: MFQGLRTVIYPAPDLEAAKEWWSSVLGMQPYFDEPFYVGFNVGGYELGLDPEADVEAGAVSYWGVRNIEQALGTLMGGGAQPRTDIFEVGEGIRVATVLSPTEDVVGVIENPHFKLPD, from the coding sequence ATGTTTCAGGGCCTTAGAACCGTCATATACCCCGCCCCCGACCTGGAAGCCGCCAAGGAGTGGTGGAGCAGCGTCCTCGGAATGCAGCCGTACTTCGACGAGCCCTTCTACGTCGGCTTCAACGTAGGCGGATACGAGCTGGGCCTGGACCCCGAAGCCGACGTAGAAGCCGGGGCCGTCTCCTACTGGGGCGTTCGGAACATCGAGCAGGCGCTCGGAACCCTCATGGGCGGCGGAGCACAACCCCGGACCGACATCTTCGAGGTGGGCGAAGGGATCAGGGTGGCGACGGTTCTCAGTCCGACCGAAGACGTGGTCGGGGTTATCGAGAACCCCCACTTCAAGCTGCCCGACTAA
- a CDS encoding pyridoxamine 5'-phosphate oxidase family protein, protein MVSQGGGWEPPGAGSGWGPAGVAAPRPDKPVSSKRPYMPGYGVKGPEEGGGLLPWAWAEGRLTRSHDYWLASVRPDGRPHVMPVWGAWNQGSFWFSGSGKSRKILNLRDNPACSVTTDDAQEPVVVEGTAEIVDNRALLAIFLNRINMKYQTNYTLDFLDPEVNACVKVKPARVFGLEQENFTGSPTRWDF, encoded by the coding sequence ATGGTAAGTCAGGGTGGAGGTTGGGAACCACCGGGAGCCGGCAGCGGTTGGGGGCCGGCGGGCGTTGCGGCGCCCCGTCCGGACAAGCCGGTCTCCAGCAAGCGCCCGTACATGCCCGGCTACGGGGTCAAGGGTCCCGAGGAGGGCGGCGGCCTGCTTCCCTGGGCCTGGGCCGAGGGCAGGCTGACCCGCAGCCACGACTACTGGCTGGCGTCGGTGCGGCCGGACGGCCGGCCCCACGTCATGCCGGTGTGGGGCGCCTGGAACCAGGGCTCCTTCTGGTTCAGCGGGAGCGGCAAATCCCGCAAGATTCTCAACCTCCGGGACAACCCCGCCTGCAGCGTCACCACCGACGACGCCCAGGAGCCGGTGGTAGTCGAGGGGACGGCCGAGATTGTCGACAACCGGGCGCTGCTGGCCATCTTCCTAAACCGGATCAACATGAAGTACCAGACCAACTACACGCTGGACTTCCTCGATCCCGAGGTGAACGCCTGCGTGAAGGTGAAGCCGGCCCGGGTCTTCGGGCTGGAGCAGGAGAACTTCACCGGCTCGCCCACGCGTTGGGACTTCTAG
- a CDS encoding TspO/MBR family protein has translation MAALFIAAAQTAGLIGIPFTTVGPWYNNLEKAPFNPPSWVFGPVWTLLYLMIGYAGWRAWLAEPSRSRTLALRGWWTQLALNASWTPVFFGLQQPEAGLVVLLLVVVAVAATWWHLRKAAATAGMLFVPYLGWVLFATALNAWIVFAN, from the coding sequence ATGGCCGCTCTGTTCATCGCGGCCGCGCAGACGGCCGGACTGATCGGCATCCCTTTCACCACGGTCGGCCCCTGGTACAACAACCTCGAGAAGGCGCCCTTCAACCCGCCTTCCTGGGTGTTCGGCCCCGTCTGGACTCTTCTCTACCTGATGATCGGGTACGCCGGGTGGCGCGCCTGGCTGGCGGAGCCTTCCCGGAGCCGCACGCTCGCCCTTCGTGGTTGGTGGACGCAGCTGGCGCTGAACGCCTCCTGGACTCCGGTCTTCTTCGGACTTCAGCAGCCGGAGGCCGGGCTGGTGGTGCTGCTGCTGGTCGTGGTGGCGGTCGCCGCAACCTGGTGGCACCTGCGGAAGGCAGCCGCGACGGCCGGGATGCTGTTCGTGCCCTATCTCGGGTGGGTCCTGTTTGCGACCGCCCTAAACGCCTGGATAGTCTTCGCCAACTAA
- a CDS encoding methyltransferase domain-containing protein: MRVTGERIVTSSGGFNASWQRHAACYSLAAQFLDGGTVLDIGCGTGHAHVLLAPRRVVGLDLEPEPLGALAGPCVAADMRNLPFAGDRFSSVLSIHSIEHIPDPEPLLAESVRVLRPDGVAVFVTPNRLTFGMPDEIIDPYHYREYDPLELEAVCREHYRRVQIYALFGSPRYMDFFDDERRQLRSLLRKDPLRLRKILPRRVRQILYDYKLTRSRIREGSPGSEFTTSDFELRSDRPEAGLDLMAVCSR; encoded by the coding sequence TTGAGGGTAACCGGCGAACGTATCGTCACGTCCAGCGGGGGGTTCAACGCCAGCTGGCAGAGGCACGCCGCCTGCTACTCGCTCGCGGCACAGTTCCTCGACGGGGGAACGGTGCTGGACATCGGTTGCGGCACGGGCCACGCTCACGTGCTGCTCGCGCCCCGACGGGTGGTCGGGTTGGATCTCGAGCCCGAGCCCCTCGGAGCCCTGGCCGGACCGTGCGTTGCGGCAGACATGCGCAATCTGCCGTTTGCCGGCGATCGATTCTCCTCCGTGCTCTCCATCCACTCGATCGAGCACATCCCGGACCCCGAGCCCCTGCTTGCGGAATCGGTGCGAGTGCTCCGGCCGGACGGCGTCGCCGTCTTCGTCACGCCCAACCGCCTGACGTTCGGGATGCCCGATGAGATCATCGACCCCTACCACTACCGGGAGTACGACCCCCTCGAGCTGGAAGCCGTTTGCCGGGAGCACTATCGCCGGGTCCAGATATACGCGCTCTTCGGCTCCCCCCGGTACATGGATTTCTTCGACGACGAACGCCGGCAGCTGAGGTCCCTGCTCAGGAAGGATCCGCTCCGTCTTCGCAAAATCCTTCCCCGTCGGGTCCGGCAGATCCTCTACGACTACAAGCTGACCCGCTCCCGCATTCGCGAGGGGAGTCCGGGGTCGGAGTTCACGACCTCCGATTTCGAACTTCGGTCGGACCGCCCGGAAGCCGGCCTGGATTTGATGGCAGTCTGCAGCCGGTAG
- a CDS encoding glycosyltransferase family 2 protein gives MSSRHESPLVMVVMPAYNAAGTLVSTHQTIPASCVDEVLLVDDGSSDETVDIARTLPLKIIALPHNVGYGGNQKVCYLEALRLGADVVVMLHPDGQYDAAVIPDLIAPILAGNADLVLGSRMLQPGQARKGGMPLYRFVANKLLTAAENLALGTSASELHTGYRAYSRRFLELVPFLRNSNNFVFDSQMIAQSVAFSQRLVEVPIRTRYHPEASSTSLKANLEYGLATLLTMVRWRLHKAGILKCKLFRR, from the coding sequence TTGAGTTCCCGGCACGAGTCGCCCCTGGTCATGGTGGTCATGCCAGCCTATAACGCTGCAGGGACGCTGGTTTCCACCCATCAGACAATCCCCGCATCCTGCGTCGACGAGGTGCTGCTCGTTGACGACGGCAGCTCGGACGAAACGGTCGACATCGCACGGACGCTGCCCCTCAAGATCATCGCCCTTCCCCACAACGTCGGCTACGGCGGGAACCAGAAGGTCTGTTACCTCGAAGCCCTGCGCCTGGGAGCCGATGTCGTGGTCATGCTGCACCCGGACGGCCAGTACGACGCAGCCGTCATTCCCGACCTGATAGCCCCGATACTCGCCGGGAACGCCGACCTGGTGCTCGGGAGCCGGATGCTTCAGCCGGGCCAGGCGAGGAAAGGCGGAATGCCGCTGTACCGCTTCGTCGCCAACAAGCTGCTGACTGCGGCGGAGAACCTGGCCCTCGGAACTTCGGCCAGCGAGTTGCACACCGGCTACCGCGCCTACTCCCGGCGGTTCCTGGAGCTGGTGCCCTTCCTCAGAAACTCGAACAACTTCGTTTTCGACTCCCAGATGATCGCCCAGTCGGTCGCCTTCTCCCAGCGGCTGGTGGAGGTGCCGATCCGGACCCGGTACCACCCGGAAGCTTCTTCGACCTCCCTGAAGGCCAACCTGGAGTACGGGTTGGCAACCCTTCTCACCATGGTGCGCTGGCGCCTACACAAGGCCGGCATCCTTAAGTGCAAGCTCTTCCGGCGCTAG
- a CDS encoding cytochrome P450: MAITESSTATEAPGPKGLPLVGSAIDLLRDFLNTTLDGRREFGDVVRYVAGPPGPMRVVAYGIAHPDGIQHVLASGAENYSKQDAAYNELRALVGNGLLTSEGETWRRQKRLVQPLFTHSRVAGYVEMMSEESAGLIERWNEMRNKDGTVDLHSEMTRFSLRVVCRALFGTDVDRIIPVLKDNVPYLSRKAFTRSLSPVHIPHHWPTPGNRHVDRAANEIYDVVDQLIADRRATPSGSEDLLSLLLNAQDPEGGQGLSDAEVRDQALIFLLAGHETTATSLTFTLHLLGLHPEAQQKVRDEAIAVLGDRLPDHADTSKLTYSTMAIKEAMRLYPAVYVIPRLVVNDDVVGGYRLPAGSVAALSAWVTHRHPDFWDDPELFDPERFTPDKEKSRHRYAYFPFGGGPRACIGQYFSMLESIVMTPVLVRAFQFTSPPGDVKLFNGITLRPHQAMPCRIDPAR, translated from the coding sequence ATGGCGATAACCGAGTCCAGCACAGCAACCGAGGCCCCCGGCCCCAAGGGGCTTCCCCTGGTGGGGTCCGCGATCGATCTGCTCCGCGACTTCCTGAACACCACTCTCGACGGCCGCCGTGAGTTCGGCGACGTCGTTCGCTACGTGGCCGGCCCGCCCGGACCGATGAGGGTGGTCGCCTACGGCATCGCCCACCCGGATGGGATCCAGCACGTGCTCGCCTCCGGTGCCGAGAACTACTCCAAGCAGGATGCCGCCTACAACGAACTCCGCGCCCTCGTGGGCAACGGGCTGCTGACCAGCGAAGGAGAGACCTGGCGCCGGCAGAAGCGACTCGTCCAGCCTCTGTTCACGCACTCGCGGGTTGCCGGGTACGTCGAGATGATGTCGGAGGAGAGCGCCGGGCTCATCGAACGGTGGAACGAGATGCGCAACAAGGACGGCACGGTGGACCTCCATTCCGAGATGACCCGGTTCAGCCTGCGGGTGGTCTGCCGGGCGCTCTTCGGCACCGACGTGGACCGCATCATCCCGGTGCTCAAGGACAACGTCCCGTACCTCAGCCGGAAGGCCTTCACGCGAAGCCTGTCTCCGGTCCACATCCCCCACCACTGGCCGACACCGGGCAACCGCCACGTCGACCGGGCGGCGAACGAGATCTACGACGTGGTCGACCAGCTGATCGCCGATCGCAGGGCTACGCCCAGCGGGTCCGAGGACCTGCTCAGCCTGTTGTTGAACGCCCAGGACCCGGAGGGCGGGCAGGGCCTGTCGGATGCCGAGGTCCGGGATCAGGCCCTGATCTTCCTGCTGGCCGGACATGAGACCACCGCAACCTCTCTGACCTTCACCCTTCACCTTCTCGGACTCCACCCCGAGGCTCAGCAAAAGGTTCGCGACGAGGCAATCGCCGTGCTGGGCGACCGCCTGCCCGACCACGCCGACACCTCGAAGCTGACCTACTCGACCATGGCCATCAAGGAGGCGATGCGGTTGTACCCGGCGGTTTACGTGATCCCCCGTCTGGTGGTGAACGATGACGTCGTCGGCGGCTACCGCCTCCCCGCCGGCTCGGTGGCTGCGCTCAGCGCCTGGGTGACGCACCGGCACCCGGACTTCTGGGACGACCCGGAGCTGTTCGACCCGGAGAGGTTCACGCCGGACAAGGAAAAATCCCGGCACCGCTACGCATATTTCCCCTTCGGCGGCGGGCCCCGGGCCTGCATCGGCCAGTACTTCTCGATGCTGGAGTCAATAGTCATGACCCCGGTCCTCGTGAGGGCGTTCCAGTTCACCTCCCCGCCGGGCGACGTAAAACTGTTCAACGGCATTACGCTCAGGCCGCACCAGGCGATGCCCTGCCGAATAGACCCGGCCCGATAA
- a CDS encoding rhodanese-like domain-containing protein — protein sequence MLIIDVREAYEVEEGHLPGAVHIPIGQLSHRMYDLDRSRPILLVCETGQRSGSGEEILKDSGFDAHNLDGGMWGWRLRNLPVVIPQDPG from the coding sequence ATGTTGATAATCGACGTGCGGGAGGCCTACGAGGTGGAGGAGGGGCACCTGCCGGGGGCGGTCCACATTCCGATAGGCCAGCTCAGCCACCGCATGTACGACCTGGACCGGTCCCGGCCGATTCTGCTGGTTTGCGAGACCGGGCAGCGCAGCGGCTCCGGCGAGGAGATCCTGAAGGACTCGGGGTTCGACGCCCACAACCTCGACGGCGGGATGTGGGGTTGGAGGCTTAGAAACCTCCCGGTGGTCATTCCGCAGGATCCGGGGTAG
- a CDS encoding CPBP family intramembrane glutamic endopeptidase gives MTFLALAAVLAAYNNGLNRWPPFHGRLYVPLNLALTAAVTLVGVTLGGLDREDLGLGPGQGGGAAIGLALGVAASVPLFLAVLSRRAAERVADERFAGVGRAGLAYRTLLRIPLGTALPEELIFRGVLFGLLVQGGELQAALWSSVVFGLWHLAPAYNRMEENGGIAGASRYAVAGKLAAAVVATGAAGLTFTWLRVATGGIVAPFVLHAAANSLGMIAAHLASRRSGA, from the coding sequence GTGACTTTTCTGGCGCTGGCCGCCGTGCTCGCGGCATACAACAACGGCCTGAACCGGTGGCCGCCCTTCCACGGCCGGCTCTACGTCCCGCTGAACCTGGCGCTTACGGCTGCGGTGACCCTGGTGGGCGTCACCCTGGGCGGCCTCGACCGTGAGGACCTTGGACTGGGGCCCGGGCAGGGCGGCGGCGCGGCGATCGGACTGGCTCTGGGGGTGGCGGCGTCCGTTCCGCTGTTTCTGGCCGTACTCAGCAGAAGGGCCGCCGAGCGGGTCGCGGACGAAAGGTTCGCCGGCGTCGGCCGGGCCGGCCTCGCCTACCGGACGCTGCTGCGGATACCGCTGGGGACGGCGCTGCCCGAGGAGCTGATCTTCCGGGGCGTGTTGTTCGGGCTGCTGGTTCAAGGAGGCGAACTCCAGGCGGCGCTCTGGTCCAGCGTGGTATTCGGCCTGTGGCACCTCGCCCCGGCCTACAACCGGATGGAGGAGAACGGCGGGATTGCAGGCGCCAGCCGGTACGCCGTGGCCGGGAAGCTGGCGGCTGCGGTTGTGGCGACCGGCGCCGCCGGCCTGACCTTCACCTGGCTGAGGGTGGCGACCGGCGGCATTGTTGCGCCGTTCGTGCTGCACGCCGCCGCGAACTCCCTGGGCATGATTGCCGCCCACCTCGCCAGCCGGCGGTCGGGTGCCTAG